The DNA sequence GTCACAGTCAGCCGGGCTCGCGCGGCTGCTGCGTCCGCGCGTCGCGCTCGTGAGCGTGGGCGCGGACAACGCCTACGGGCACCCGACCGACCGGATGCTCGACCTGTACGCGAGCGTCGGGGCGAGGGCCGTGCGCACTGACCGGTGTGGCACGGCGGCGCTGGTCGTGCGCGGGGGCGAGATCGGTCTGGCGTGCGGCTGAGCGGCGCATGGACGCCCGGGCGCGTCGGTGGTCCGTGGCAGAGTGGGCCCGTGCCTCCCGCATCCCGTGCTCGTGCCCGCTCGGGCGCCCGTCCGCCCGCCGGCAACGTCCGCTCGTGGGACGAGCCCACGCTCGCGCCCGTGGTGCTTGTGCGCGGCCCCGAGGAGCTGCTGCGCGAGCGGGCCGTCGACGGACTCGTCGCGCTCGCCCGGGAGCGCGACCCGCAGACGGAGAAGGTCGTGCTGGACGGCGCCGCCTACGGCGTCGGCCAACTCCAGGTCGCGGCGAGTCCGTCGCTGTTCGGTGAGGCGAAGGTCGTCGTGATCACCGCGGCCGACGCCGGCGCCGACGACCTGTACGCCGACCTGATCGACCATGTCGCGCACCCCGATCCGGAGACGACCGTCGTCGTCGTCCACGGCAGCGGCCAGCGGGGCAAGAGGATGCTCGACGCCGTCATCGGGTCGGGCGCGCCCGTGCTGCAGTGCGACGCCCTCACACGCGACGCGGACAAGGCTGAGTTCGTCGCCCGCGAGTTGCGCGCCGCCCGGCGGCGGGCAGAGCCCGAGGCGGTGCGCGCCCTGCTCGACGCGCTCGGCGCCGACCTGCGCGAACTCGCGTCCGCGGTCGCGCAGCTCATCGCGGACACGACGGGGACCATCTCGGTGGGCGTCGTCGACCGCTACTACGGTGGACGCGTCGAGGCCACGGGGTTCAAGGTGGCCGACGCCGCCGTCGCCGGGGACGCGGGCGGCGCCGTCGCGCTGCTGCGCCACGCCCTGGCGACCGGGGCGGACCCGGTGCCGCTGGTCGCGGCGCTCGCGCTGCGTCTGCGCACCCTGGCCAAGGTCGCCGCGCTGCGCGGAGGCTCCGTCACTGCCCGCGAGCTGGGCTTGCAGGACTGGCAGGTGCGCAACGCGCAGAAGGACCTGCAGCGATGGACGCCCGAGGGGCTGGCCGGCGCCATCACCGCCGTCGCGCAGGCCGACGCCGACGTCAAGGGCGCGGGCCGCGACCCGGTCTATGCGGTCGAGACCGCGGTCCTCACGATCGCCCGCGCCGCGCGCCCCTCCCGCCCCACGAGATAGCCGTTCCCTCCGGGCCCACCCGCGCCCCCTCCCCGTGCGCGGGGGCGGGTACCCCGGGGACAGCGATGGGCGCCACCCCCAGGGGAGCGGCGCCCATGCGTGGTGTGCCCGGGCGGGCGTCAGGTCAGGCTCAGAGCGCGTTGACCAGCTTCGCGATGGCCGACTTGCGGTTCGCGGCCTGGTTCGCGTGGATGACGCCCTTCGAGACGGCCTTGTCGAGCTTGCGCGACGCGGCGGCGACGGCCGTGGTCGCGGCCTCCTTGTCGCCAGCGGCGACGGCGTCGCGCACGCGGCGCACGTACGTCTTCAGCTCCGACTTGACGGCCTTGTTGCGCAGACGAGCCTTCTCGTTCGTCTTGATGCGCTTGATCTGGGACTTGATGTTTGCCACTGGTGGACTTCCTGGTGTGTTCGCCTGCCAACCACGTGACAGAACGAGCGGATAGGTCGTAGAGGGCGGCCATAACTCCGGGACTGGGGGTGGGGAACCCTTGGAGAGGAGTTGTGGCTGTGCCCGCCGACCTGGGCGGACACGCAGCCACCCACAATACCAGAGGGGTGCGCGCCCGCCGGCGCCATCCCCGGACTCGCCGCATGGCGGTGCGCAGCCGTCAGCCGCGCGCCTTGGCCATCGCGGCCACGACCTGCTGGAACAGGGCGCGGGGCATGACGGCGCCCTCGCGCCGCACGCCGTCGGGGTCGACGCGGATCACTCGGTTGAGGCGGACCTCGCTCGGGCGTCCCTGCCGGTCCCACGGGCCTGAGCCGATGTCGATCCAGTACCGCCCTGCGCGCGCCTCCTGCGCGGCGTCGCGGTCGTGGTCCTTGCTGGTCAACTGCAGCGCGAGCAGCCACGGCCCGTCGTGTCCGACCAGCAGCACCGGCCGGTCTTTGCCCTGGGTGTGATTCTCCTCGTACGGCACGAAGGTCCAGACGATCTCGCCCGGGTCCGGGGCGCCGTCCGGGTGCGGGGCGTACTCGGCGCGGACGGCGCCTGTGTAGTCGCCCGGGTAGGCGCCCGGGGCGGAGGGGGAGGCGGAGGCCGCGGAGTTCGCGCCCGGCCGCGAGGCGGCGGACGCCCGCCGCGGGCCGGGGCGAGCCGACGTCGTCGCCCCTTTTCTGTCAGCGCGCCCGTCGGAGCGCCCTTCAGCAGAGCGCCCGTCAGCCCGTCGGTCAGCGCGCGTGCGGTTCGACACAACGGCGCGCGCCACGTCCGCCAGAAGATTCACCCATCGACTCGCCACGGCGCACAGCCTACGGTCCGCGCGCAGCGCCGGATCACGCCGCCACCAGGGCGCGCGCCCGCGCGCGCCCGGAACGCCGACGACGACGGAGCGGCGCCGCGACAGCCCCCTCAACTCCGGTCGCAGTCCCTGACATGAGACGGAAACACGACGGGAACCCGCCTGCCACATTCCAGGCCTTAGCGTGCGCCCATGGCGGACCTGTTCGACGATTACCCGCTCTCGGCGGCCTACGACGAGATGCTCGACCGTGACAACGGCGTGCGCCCTCGGTATGCGCCCGTGCACGGCACGCTGGCGAGCCTCACGGCCTCCGAGGTGGCGGCGCGCGCCGACGCGCTCGCCCGGTCCTACCTGGCTCAGGGCGTGACCTTCGACTTCGCGGGCGAGGAGCGGCCCTTCCCGCTCGACGTCGTGCCCCGCGTCATCGAGCCGGGCGAGTGGGACACCGTGGCCCGCGGCGTCGCGCAGCGGGTCCGCGCCCTGGAGGCGTTCCTCGCCGACGTGTACGGCCCGCAGCAGGCCGTCAAGGACGGCGTGGTGCCGTTGCGCCTGATCCTGTCGAGCGCCGAGTTCAAGCGGGCGGCGCACGGCATCGAGCCGCCCAACGGGGTGCGCTGTCACGTCTCAGGCATCGACATCGTGCGCGACGCGGCGGGCGAGTACCGCGTGCTGGAGGACAACGTGCGTGTCCCCTCGGGCGTGAGCTACGTGGTCTCCAACCGCCAGGCCATGGTGCGCACGTTCCCCGAGCTGTTCTCCT is a window from the Xylanimonas ulmi genome containing:
- the holA gene encoding DNA polymerase III subunit delta, which gives rise to MPPASRARARSGARPPAGNVRSWDEPTLAPVVLVRGPEELLRERAVDGLVALARERDPQTEKVVLDGAAYGVGQLQVAASPSLFGEAKVVVITAADAGADDLYADLIDHVAHPDPETTVVVVHGSGQRGKRMLDAVIGSGAPVLQCDALTRDADKAEFVARELRAARRRAEPEAVRALLDALGADLRELASAVAQLIADTTGTISVGVVDRYYGGRVEATGFKVADAAVAGDAGGAVALLRHALATGADPVPLVAALALRLRTLAKVAALRGGSVTARELGLQDWQVRNAQKDLQRWTPEGLAGAITAVAQADADVKGAGRDPVYAVETAVLTIARAARPSRPTR
- the rpsT gene encoding 30S ribosomal protein S20 encodes the protein MANIKSQIKRIKTNEKARLRNKAVKSELKTYVRRVRDAVAAGDKEAATTAVAAASRKLDKAVSKGVIHANQAANRKSAIAKLVNAL
- a CDS encoding type II toxin-antitoxin system PemK/MazF family toxin, encoding MARAVVSNRTRADRRADGRSAEGRSDGRADRKGATTSARPGPRRASAASRPGANSAASASPSAPGAYPGDYTGAVRAEYAPHPDGAPDPGEIVWTFVPYEENHTQGKDRPVLLVGHDGPWLLALQLTSKDHDRDAAQEARAGRYWIDIGSGPWDRQGRPSEVRLNRVIRVDPDGVRREGAVMPRALFQQVVAAMAKARG